One stretch of Kiritimatiellia bacterium DNA includes these proteins:
- a CDS encoding response regulator transcription factor, which produces PGVHGYNVGREIRKTHAAVPVVMRTTKGEEIDKVVGLELGADDYITKPFGVRELLARIAAVLRRSRRNEPAPEPAAALPDVLRFGDVEVHRKKFTAARGKKVRALTAREVKLVEYFHAHPGEVLGRDAILNAVWGMDYLGTTRTLDQHIAQLRKKIEKDPARPAIILTVHGAGYRYNA; this is translated from the coding sequence CCCGGCGTCCACGGCTACAACGTAGGCCGCGAGATTCGCAAAACGCATGCCGCCGTGCCCGTCGTTATGCGCACGACCAAGGGCGAGGAGATCGACAAGGTCGTCGGGCTCGAACTGGGCGCGGATGACTACATCACCAAGCCCTTCGGCGTGCGCGAACTGCTGGCCCGGATCGCGGCCGTCCTGCGCCGCTCGCGCCGGAACGAACCGGCGCCGGAGCCGGCCGCCGCCTTGCCGGACGTGCTGCGCTTCGGGGACGTCGAGGTGCACCGGAAGAAATTCACCGCGGCCCGCGGAAAAAAGGTCCGCGCGCTCACGGCCCGCGAGGTGAAGCTGGTCGAGTATTTCCACGCGCATCCCGGCGAGGTCCTGGGCCGCGACGCCATCCTGAACGCCGTGTGGGGAATGGATTACCTCGGCACGACGCGCACGCTGGACCAGCATATCGCCCAGCTGCGGAAGAAGATCGAGAAAGATCCCGCGCGCCCGGCGATCATCCTGACCGTCCACGGCGCGGGCTATCGCTACAACGCGTGA
- a CDS encoding DoxX family protein — MKKILKYLFITSDDANLGLLILRVFIGAAMLTHGIPKITGGPQFWEGVGGVMTKIGVPGPAVFWGFMAAVAESVGAALLLLGAFTTIASFLLVFTMSVAAFVAHAADPFDVKEKALLFLFAALLFLLKGAGRWSVDRLIRRSA; from the coding sequence ATGAAGAAGATCCTCAAATATCTGTTCATCACCTCGGACGACGCGAACCTTGGCCTGCTGATCCTCCGCGTGTTCATCGGCGCGGCGATGCTGACGCACGGCATCCCGAAGATCACGGGCGGGCCGCAGTTCTGGGAAGGCGTGGGCGGCGTCATGACAAAGATCGGCGTGCCCGGCCCGGCGGTGTTCTGGGGCTTCATGGCCGCCGTCGCGGAGAGCGTGGGCGCCGCGCTGCTCCTGCTCGGGGCGTTCACCACGATCGCCTCCTTCCTGCTCGTCTTCACCATGAGCGTCGCCGCCTTCGTGGCGCACGCCGCGGACCCGTTCGACGTCAAGGAGAAGGCGCTGCTCTTCCTGTTTGCCGCGCTCCTTTTCCTGCTTAAGGGCGCGGGCCGCTGGTCGGTGGACCGGCTGATCCGGCGCTCCGCCTGA
- a CDS encoding endonuclease has translation MFEIRCIRAACRIAPLLVWLAGARLAPAGYEDFVNYPATGTSYASGTFLGRDGSTWSYAQCRGDRVITAPSPCMNKETTAANITSGSIAGGCGALTFEWRMGYSATNANGTNVCFDVTVNGALVSTVRLGVPGITYTSSPVTVDQAGNFILKFAQHNATAKQVIIDNIAWTPYGGGGTNPPELILTPPATSVVMSATNLLEVDVGATEPDADELRLWATGLPAGATFAGATGAAPLACTFSWTPALVQTGSHTVVFHAGDKDGTNQQALAVLVLSNKPYYYGTEALAGPELRAALHEIVSTGSRQLTDDQENTAMKDLDTDPANTNNIICLYRRVPIAKSLYNDNDGWNKEHAWPESRGLGGDGPDQNDVHNLFAADADVNAMRGNLYFDESNPADPSYRNPATNTAPQTSLDSDSWEPPDEVKGDIARALFYMDVRYDGLEANTEDIQLQDALSDPAERRMGVLTTLRAWHEADPPSLAESNRNEKIYATYQYNRNPFIDHPEWVASIFDPETTPPVLQPIGVQTGGVGAWLRFEARATATQNDPVTLTVSNGPAGSALYATNTAGTFSWMPDAVGIWTVRVYAADNDGADFVAVPMTILVDQDGDGLPSWWEQLYFDGGTNATPSQDSDGDFFSNLQEWIAGSHPRDSNSFLAAEVTWQGGALRVSGDDVSTGRVYTLERAAVLADGAPWEPVGATNDLQGGAVLFDLSPTQGGAHYRIRAERP, from the coding sequence ATGTTTGAAATCCGATGTATTCGGGCCGCATGCAGGATCGCGCCCCTGCTGGTCTGGCTGGCCGGCGCGCGTCTCGCGCCGGCCGGGTACGAGGATTTCGTCAATTACCCCGCGACCGGCACCTCTTATGCCAGCGGCACGTTTCTCGGCCGTGACGGATCCACCTGGTCTTATGCCCAATGCCGGGGCGACCGCGTCATTACGGCGCCATCGCCCTGCATGAACAAGGAAACCACGGCCGCGAACATCACCTCGGGATCGATCGCGGGAGGCTGCGGCGCGCTGACGTTCGAGTGGCGGATGGGATACAGCGCCACAAACGCGAACGGCACCAACGTCTGCTTCGACGTCACGGTCAACGGCGCGCTGGTCAGCACGGTCCGGTTGGGCGTCCCGGGCATCACGTACACGAGCAGTCCGGTCACGGTGGATCAGGCCGGGAATTTTATCCTGAAGTTCGCCCAGCACAACGCGACGGCAAAACAGGTGATCATCGACAACATCGCGTGGACCCCGTACGGGGGCGGCGGAACGAATCCCCCGGAACTCATCCTGACGCCTCCGGCGACCAGCGTGGTGATGTCCGCCACCAATCTCCTGGAGGTGGACGTCGGCGCGACGGAGCCGGATGCCGACGAACTCCGCCTGTGGGCGACGGGTCTGCCGGCGGGCGCGACGTTCGCCGGCGCGACCGGGGCGGCGCCGCTGGCCTGCACGTTTTCCTGGACACCGGCCCTGGTGCAGACCGGGAGCCACACGGTCGTCTTCCATGCCGGGGACAAGGACGGCACCAACCAGCAGGCCCTCGCCGTCCTGGTGCTTTCCAACAAGCCCTACTACTACGGCACTGAAGCGCTGGCCGGCCCGGAGCTGCGGGCGGCCCTGCACGAGATCGTGTCGACCGGCTCGCGCCAGCTCACCGACGACCAGGAGAACACCGCGATGAAGGACCTGGACACCGACCCGGCCAACACGAACAACATCATCTGCCTGTACCGCCGGGTGCCGATCGCCAAGAGCCTCTACAACGACAACGACGGTTGGAACAAGGAGCACGCATGGCCGGAGTCGCGCGGGTTGGGCGGCGACGGGCCTGATCAGAACGATGTGCACAACCTGTTCGCCGCCGACGCGGACGTCAACGCGATGCGTGGCAACCTCTATTTCGACGAGAGCAACCCGGCCGATCCGTCCTACCGAAATCCAGCGACAAACACGGCGCCGCAGACCAGCCTGGACAGCGACTCATGGGAGCCCCCCGACGAGGTCAAGGGCGACATCGCCCGCGCGCTCTTCTACATGGACGTCCGTTATGACGGGCTGGAAGCGAATACCGAGGACATCCAGTTGCAGGACGCCTTGAGCGATCCGGCCGAGCGCCGCATGGGCGTCCTGACGACGCTCCGGGCGTGGCACGAGGCCGACCCGCCGAGCCTCGCGGAAAGCAACCGGAACGAAAAAATCTACGCGACATATCAGTACAACCGCAACCCGTTCATTGATCACCCGGAATGGGTGGCCTCGATTTTCGATCCCGAGACCACGCCGCCGGTGCTCCAGCCGATCGGCGTCCAGACCGGCGGGGTGGGGGCCTGGCTCCGGTTCGAGGCCCGCGCGACCGCCACGCAGAACGACCCGGTGACCCTCACCGTCAGCAACGGGCCAGCCGGGTCGGCGCTGTACGCCACGAACACGGCCGGCACTTTTTCCTGGATGCCCGACGCGGTCGGCATCTGGACGGTGCGGGTCTACGCCGCCGACAACGACGGAGCGGATTTCGTGGCCGTCCCGATGACGATTCTCGTGGACCAGGACGGCGACGGGCTGCCGAGCTGGTGGGAGCAGCTGTACTTCGACGGCGGCACGAACGCCACGCCTTCGCAGGACTCGGACGGCGATTTCTTCAGCAATCTCCAGGAATGGATCGCCGGCTCGCACCCGCGGGACAGCAACTCCTTCCTCGCGGCGGAAGTGACGTGGCAAGGCGGCGCGCTGCGCGTGTCCGGCGACGACGTGAGCACCGGGAGGGTCTACACGCTGGAGCGCGCCGCCGTCCTCGCAGACGGCGCGCCGTGGGAACCCGTCGGCGCCACGAATGACCTCCAGGGCGGCGCGGTCCTGTTCGACCTTTCCCCGACGCAGGGCGGCGCGCACTACCGGATCCGGGCGGAAAGGCCCTGA
- a CDS encoding ATP-binding cassette domain-containing protein — translation MLTITGMSKAYGPGVLFEDASLQVGPGDRIGLVGPNGSGKSTLFSLILGHDSPDAGEVTLDRGLTVGHLPQETAPAGDETVLQLATAISPEIVELRRRIQEFEAGHNTESHDFHEVQARFDALGGYRLEPRAKTILHGLAFRERDFDRPLREMSGGWIMRAHLARLLVQQPDLLMLDEPTNHLDLETLQWFQGYLKAYPGAILLISHDRDFLDQVVGSIVEIRQRRLVRYRGNYDDYLRQREAQDEQQLAAFKTQQRKIKQLQEFADRFRAKNTKASQAQSKLKQIERMDKIEAPTSDRRAIKFRFPQPARSGHRVIALRDIHHAYGENVVYRGVHFEAERGQRLVLVGPNGAGKSTLLKLLAGVLPVQSGARELGLHVKAGYYAQHRVEMLQPDRTVLAEALDTPRALTEEFARTVLGSFLFTGDDVFKTVSVLSGGEKSRLALVKLLLDPPNLLLMDEPTTHLDLSSVEALVRALEPYEGTLIFISHDVYFIRRLARQVLHVDAGRLTLYHGDYQYYLDKTAARAAAGTGATKPAAPSEEKARKRLEAEARQARSREKRKLEKIVNDLEADIVRLEARQAVLTAELEDPATYQNPGRAVAVNRELQYVVEDLARVTAEWEDAAARLEALA, via the coding sequence ATGTTGACGATAACCGGCATGTCCAAGGCCTACGGCCCGGGCGTCCTGTTCGAGGACGCCTCGCTCCAGGTCGGGCCCGGGGACCGGATCGGGCTGGTCGGGCCCAACGGATCCGGCAAGTCCACGCTGTTCTCGCTCATCCTGGGACATGATTCGCCGGATGCCGGCGAGGTCACGCTGGACCGCGGGCTCACCGTCGGGCACCTGCCCCAGGAAACCGCGCCGGCCGGCGACGAGACCGTCCTGCAACTCGCCACGGCGATCTCGCCAGAAATCGTGGAACTGCGACGCCGGATCCAGGAGTTCGAGGCGGGGCACAACACCGAGTCCCACGATTTTCACGAGGTCCAGGCGCGCTTCGACGCGCTGGGCGGCTACCGGCTCGAGCCCCGGGCGAAGACCATCCTCCACGGCCTGGCCTTCCGCGAGCGGGACTTCGACCGTCCGCTGCGGGAGATGAGCGGCGGCTGGATCATGCGTGCGCACCTCGCGCGGCTGCTCGTCCAGCAGCCCGACCTGCTCATGCTTGACGAGCCGACCAACCACCTCGACCTCGAGACCCTGCAGTGGTTCCAGGGCTACCTGAAGGCCTACCCGGGCGCGATCCTCCTGATCTCGCACGACCGCGACTTCCTGGACCAGGTCGTCGGGAGCATCGTCGAGATCCGCCAGCGCCGCCTGGTCCGCTACCGCGGCAATTACGACGATTACCTCCGCCAGCGCGAGGCCCAGGACGAGCAGCAGCTCGCCGCGTTCAAGACCCAGCAGCGCAAGATCAAGCAGCTGCAGGAATTCGCCGACCGGTTCCGCGCCAAGAACACCAAGGCCTCGCAGGCGCAATCGAAACTCAAGCAGATCGAGCGCATGGACAAGATCGAAGCGCCGACCAGCGACCGCCGGGCGATCAAGTTCCGGTTTCCCCAGCCCGCGCGCAGCGGGCACCGGGTCATCGCGCTGCGGGACATCCACCACGCCTACGGCGAGAACGTGGTCTACCGCGGAGTGCATTTCGAGGCCGAGCGCGGGCAGCGGCTCGTGCTCGTCGGCCCGAACGGCGCGGGCAAGTCCACCCTGCTCAAGCTCCTCGCGGGCGTGCTGCCGGTCCAGTCCGGCGCGCGCGAGCTCGGGCTCCACGTCAAGGCCGGCTACTACGCCCAGCACCGCGTCGAGATGCTCCAGCCGGACCGCACCGTGCTCGCCGAGGCCCTCGACACGCCGCGGGCGCTGACGGAGGAATTCGCGCGAACCGTGCTCGGGTCGTTCCTGTTCACCGGCGACGACGTCTTCAAAACGGTTTCCGTGTTGAGCGGCGGGGAGAAGAGCCGGCTGGCGCTGGTGAAGCTGCTGCTCGACCCGCCGAACCTGCTGCTGATGGACGAGCCGACCACGCACCTCGATCTCTCCAGCGTCGAGGCGCTGGTCCGGGCCCTGGAGCCGTACGAAGGCACGCTGATCTTCATCAGCCACGACGTCTACTTCATCCGCCGCCTCGCCCGCCAGGTCCTGCACGTGGACGCGGGCCGGCTGACGCTGTACCACGGCGATTACCAGTACTACCTGGACAAGACCGCCGCGCGGGCGGCCGCCGGGACGGGAGCAACGAAGCCCGCGGCGCCGTCGGAGGAGAAGGCGCGCAAGCGGCTCGAGGCCGAGGCCCGGCAGGCGCGCTCGCGCGAGAAGCGGAAGCTGGAGAAAATCGTGAACGACCTCGAGGCGGACATCGTGCGGCTGGAGGCCCGGCAGGCCGTGCTGACCGCCGAGTTGGAGGACCCCGCCACGTACCAGAACCCCGGCCGCGCCGTGGCCGTGAACCGCGAACTGCAGTACGTCGTCGAAGACCTCGCGCGGGTGACGGCGGAGTGGGAAGACGCGGCGGCGCGGCTGGAGGCCCTGGCCTAA
- a CDS encoding response regulator, with product MRNTTSVARPISRHSEESLRMALEAADMVTWEWDLRTGAIRYSENVADLARGEDIERFNSDAGLLRVIHPADRGRLARALKRTRTEGCPFECEYRVRMLDGRFHWILGKGKTVLVQKGRPVRVLGISQDITVRKQAEEELQRRSSQLAKLASELALVEHRERRRLAEIIHEDLQQSLVAASLEAEAVAVDSRAAVRRRGRALLGILSEARAITRGMTQRLAPPVSLRDNLPAAFDWLARHMLTRHKLAVTTRMDASVKQAPESFGVLLFTAARELLLNVVKHAGRRSARIALRRQAGALVLEVTDKGKGIRLHAGRRRGAMPGFGLFSIRERAELLGGTLTVEPAAGRGTRVVLSLPLPREKNPPRASRTPGARHRRPPPAASGKLIRLVVADDHRTMRKGIISFLRGERGFQVVGEADNGKQAVARVRQLRPDVVLMDVRMPVMDGIEAARIITTRWPEVKVVGLSMYEEASVARRMRAAGAAAFVPKSAAPGNLIRAIRSCAARRAPARDGKDGFSGRNPL from the coding sequence ATGAGAAACACCACGAGCGTCGCGCGCCCGATATCGCGGCACAGCGAGGAAAGCCTGCGGATGGCCCTGGAGGCCGCCGATATGGTCACCTGGGAATGGGACTTGCGCACGGGCGCCATCCGGTATTCCGAGAACGTGGCCGATCTGGCCCGGGGCGAGGATATCGAGCGCTTCAACTCGGATGCCGGGTTGCTGCGGGTCATTCACCCGGCCGACCGGGGCCGGTTGGCCCGGGCCCTCAAGCGGACGCGGACGGAGGGGTGCCCTTTCGAGTGCGAGTACAGGGTGCGCATGCTGGACGGCCGCTTTCACTGGATCCTCGGCAAGGGGAAGACCGTGTTGGTTCAGAAGGGGCGTCCCGTCCGGGTCCTCGGCATTTCCCAGGACATCACGGTGCGCAAGCAGGCGGAGGAGGAACTCCAGCGGCGGTCGAGCCAGTTGGCCAAGTTGGCGTCGGAACTCGCCCTCGTCGAGCACCGGGAGCGGCGGCGTCTCGCGGAGATCATCCACGAAGACCTGCAACAAAGCCTTGTCGCCGCCTCGCTGGAGGCCGAGGCGGTAGCCGTCGATTCCCGTGCCGCGGTGCGCCGGCGGGGAAGGGCGCTGCTCGGCATCCTGTCCGAAGCCCGGGCGATTACCCGCGGCATGACGCAAAGACTGGCCCCGCCGGTTTCCCTGCGCGATAACCTGCCGGCCGCCTTCGACTGGCTGGCCCGGCACATGCTTACGCGGCACAAGCTTGCCGTGACCACGCGGATGGATGCCTCGGTCAAGCAAGCGCCGGAATCGTTCGGCGTGTTGCTCTTCACCGCCGCCCGCGAGCTGCTCCTCAACGTGGTCAAGCACGCCGGGCGGCGCTCGGCTCGGATCGCGCTGCGGCGGCAGGCGGGCGCCCTCGTCCTCGAAGTCACGGACAAGGGCAAGGGCATTCGCCTGCACGCCGGGCGCCGGCGGGGGGCGATGCCGGGGTTTGGCCTCTTTAGCATTCGCGAGCGCGCCGAATTGCTGGGCGGCACGCTGACCGTCGAGCCGGCCGCCGGCCGGGGGACGCGCGTCGTCCTGTCGCTCCCCCTTCCGCGCGAGAAGAATCCGCCGCGGGCAAGCCGCACCCCCGGCGCCCGCCACCGTCGGCCCCCGCCCGCGGCGTCCGGGAAACTCATCCGGTTGGTGGTCGCGGACGACCACCGCACCATGCGCAAGGGGATTATCAGCTTTCTACGCGGGGAACGCGGGTTCCAGGTCGTCGGCGAGGCGGACAACGGGAAGCAGGCGGTCGCCCGGGTGAGGCAACTCCGTCCGGACGTGGTTCTCATGGATGTGCGCATGCCGGTCATGGACGGCATCGAAGCCGCGAGGATCATCACGACCCGGTGGCCGGAGGTCAAGGTGGTCGGGCTTTCGATGTACGAGGAGGCCTCCGTCGCGCGCCGGATGCGGGCGGCCGGCGCCGCGGCTTTCGTGCCGAAATCCGCGGCGCCGGGGAACTTGATCCGGGCCATCCGGTCCTGCGCCGCCCGCCGGGCTCCCGCCCGTGACGGAAAGGATGGATTTTCCGGACGGAATCCCCTTTAA
- a CDS encoding NfeD family protein, whose product MTAFFDALTALEKFYAACALFGALLFIVRTILMFLGHDDGVDMDHPGDVSGDADASFKALSLQGLTAFFMMFGLVALAVSKQGGAHNLWAVLAGLAAGLFTVWLIGRIFVGMKKLQADGTLRIESAVGQEGDVYLPLAPGKSGQVRVAVQGQLRVFDAVTEGSAELKTGTRIRVARVTGGNVLVVEKI is encoded by the coding sequence ATGACGGCTTTTTTCGACGCCCTGACCGCTCTGGAGAAATTCTACGCGGCCTGCGCCCTGTTCGGCGCGCTGCTGTTCATCGTCCGCACCATCCTGATGTTTCTCGGCCATGACGACGGCGTGGACATGGACCATCCCGGCGACGTGTCCGGCGACGCCGACGCGAGCTTCAAGGCGCTTTCGCTCCAGGGCCTGACCGCGTTCTTCATGATGTTCGGCCTGGTGGCGCTGGCGGTGTCCAAGCAGGGCGGCGCGCACAACCTGTGGGCCGTGCTGGCGGGACTGGCCGCGGGGCTGTTCACGGTCTGGCTGATCGGCCGCATCTTCGTCGGCATGAAGAAGCTCCAGGCCGACGGCACCCTGCGCATCGAGTCCGCCGTGGGGCAGGAGGGCGACGTGTATCTTCCCCTCGCGCCCGGCAAGAGCGGCCAGGTCCGCGTCGCGGTCCAGGGGCAGCTGCGCGTGTTCGATGCCGTGACGGAAGGGAGCGCCGAGCTGAAGACGGGAACCCGGATCCGGGTGGCCCGGGTGACCGGCGGGAATGTCCTGGTGGTCGAGAAGATCTAG
- a CDS encoding flotillin family protein yields MLPIVVLAFVILIVSTIMFLAARYKRCPSDRILVIYGKVADNRSARCMHGGGTLVWPLIQDYAFLSLTPMTISIPLQNALSQQNIRINVPSTFTVGISVDPNIMLNAAERLLGLESGDIEAMAKEIIFGQLRLTVASLTIEQINQDRESFLESIRKNVEPELNKIGLYLINVNITDITDESLYIESIGKKAAAEAVNKARVDVAEQDKVGAIGQAEANREQTVRVAENVAAAEKGKKKAEADQRIYVQGQEAQAVGGENTAKADIADSNALLAVKQAAAMQKAEVARREAQVQIQKAQYLAEQERLNAELVVQREIEKRNIEIMAEAEAERIRREAKGQADGVLLKYEAEAKGVRQVLDSKAAGYNALVKSCNGDAKAAATFLMVEKIEQVVARQVEAIRNLKIDKITVWDSAGGGEKGSSTANFVSSLIKSVPPLQDVASMAGVELPEYLGRMTEDKAKKPAAKPAGDAG; encoded by the coding sequence ATGCTGCCGATCGTCGTCCTCGCATTCGTGATCCTGATCGTATCGACCATCATGTTCCTCGCGGCGCGCTACAAGCGCTGCCCGTCCGACCGGATCCTCGTGATCTACGGCAAGGTCGCGGACAACCGCTCGGCGCGCTGCATGCACGGCGGCGGCACGCTCGTCTGGCCGCTGATCCAGGACTACGCGTTCTTGAGCCTGACGCCGATGACCATCAGCATCCCGCTCCAGAACGCCCTCTCCCAGCAGAACATCCGCATCAACGTGCCCAGCACGTTCACCGTCGGCATCAGCGTGGACCCGAACATCATGCTCAACGCCGCCGAGCGCCTGCTCGGGCTGGAGAGCGGCGACATCGAGGCGATGGCCAAGGAAATCATCTTCGGCCAGTTGCGCCTGACCGTCGCCTCGCTGACCATCGAGCAGATCAACCAGGACCGCGAAAGTTTCCTGGAATCCATCCGCAAGAACGTCGAGCCGGAATTGAACAAGATCGGCCTCTACCTGATCAACGTCAACATCACCGACATCACGGACGAGTCGCTCTACATCGAGAGCATCGGCAAGAAGGCGGCCGCGGAGGCCGTCAACAAGGCGCGCGTGGACGTGGCCGAGCAGGACAAGGTGGGCGCCATCGGGCAGGCCGAGGCGAACCGCGAGCAGACCGTGCGCGTGGCGGAGAACGTCGCCGCCGCCGAGAAGGGCAAGAAGAAGGCGGAGGCCGACCAGCGCATCTACGTGCAGGGCCAGGAGGCCCAGGCCGTCGGCGGCGAGAACACCGCCAAGGCGGACATCGCGGATTCCAACGCCCTGCTGGCCGTGAAGCAGGCCGCCGCGATGCAGAAGGCCGAGGTGGCCCGGCGCGAGGCCCAGGTCCAGATCCAGAAGGCCCAGTACCTGGCCGAGCAGGAGCGCCTGAACGCCGAGCTGGTCGTCCAGCGCGAGATCGAGAAGCGCAACATCGAGATCATGGCCGAGGCCGAGGCCGAGCGCATCCGCCGCGAGGCGAAGGGCCAGGCCGACGGCGTGCTGCTGAAGTACGAGGCCGAGGCCAAGGGCGTCCGGCAGGTGCTCGACAGCAAGGCCGCCGGGTACAACGCGCTGGTCAAGAGCTGCAACGGCGACGCCAAGGCCGCCGCGACGTTCCTCATGGTGGAAAAGATCGAGCAGGTCGTCGCCCGCCAGGTCGAGGCGATCCGCAACCTGAAGATCGACAAGATCACCGTCTGGGACTCCGCGGGCGGCGGGGAGAAGGGGTCGTCCACCGCGAACTTCGTGTCCAGCCTGATCAAGAGCGTCCCGCCGCTCCAGGACGTCGCGTCCATGGCCGGCGTGGAGCTGCCCGAGTACCTCGGCCGCATGACCGAGGACAAGGCGAAGAAGCCGGCCGCGAAGCCCGCGGGCGACGCCGGCTGA